From Apis cerana isolate GH-2021 linkage group LG10, AcerK_1.0, whole genome shotgun sequence, one genomic window encodes:
- the LOC108002229 gene encoding RNA-binding protein 4.1 isoform X10 has product MVSSNQPRKTKIFVGRLPENCRNDELRQLFLRFGEVTECDVMNRYGFVHMAREEDAAAAIKALHNSNFKGATINVEQSTGKSRGGGGGRRDGDRRGGPVRGGRGGRDGGRDARPGPYNDRRVLPIQLVGYDGSAAGGVATGYTDYNRGAGDFSGRGADFGTGYTDRGAYGQNVGSAAMGYTSTAPGMGGGYGPATGAVGGYGPTGTADYGRTDYSRAADFGARTDYVVGGGMTGDFNRGAPGPMDYGRTDNFGANRTVDYTARNDYDRAATGPMRNGGGAVATTGYGTGYTDVGYDESHWPMSTGPSYSTGAPSYSTGPGPQADMFSRRPGSAVPSGGYPPVGGGYTEGYDRPDAYGPPRGGGRLQAG; this is encoded by the exons atggtTTCATCTAATCAACCG agaaagacaaaaatatttgtgggTCGGTTACCAGAAAATTGTCGCAACGATGAGTTGcgacaattatttttacgatttggTGAGGTAACGGAATGCGATGTCATGAATCGGTATGGGTTTGTCCACATGGCACGTGAGGAAGATGCAGCTGCAGCAATCAAAGCTCTTCACAATTCCAACTTCAAAGGGGCAACAATCAACGTGGAACAATCTACGGGCAAATCACgtggcggaggaggaggacgcaGGGATGGAGACAGAAGAGGTGGACCAGTGAGAGGTGGTAGGGGAGGACGAGACGGTGGTAGAGACGCTCGTCCTGGACCATACAATGATAGAAGAG TTCTTCCGATCCAACTCGTTGGTTACGATGGATCTGCTGCAGGTGGCGTCGCAACGGGGTACACCGATTACAATCGTGGCGCTGGAGACTTTAGTGGACGTGGAGCAGACTTCGGGACTGGATACACTGATCGTGGAGCATATGGTCAAAATGTGGGAAGCGCGGCAATGGGTTACACTTCTACGGCACCTGGAATGGGAGGAGGATATGGACCAGCAACTGGAGCTGTTGGAGGATACGGACCAACTGGAACAGCTGattatggtcgaaccgactaCAGTCGCGCTGCAGATTTTGGAGCCAGAACAGATTATG TAGTTGGAGGTGGAATGACTGGGGATTTTAATAGAGGTGCACCAGGTCCAATGGATTATGGACGTACAGATAATTTTGGTGCAAATCGTACAGTTGATTATACAGCTAGAAATGATTATGATCGAGCTGCAACTGGGCCTATGAGAAATGGTGGTGGTGCAGTTGCCACTACTGGGTATGGAACGGGTTACACAGATGTAGGATATGATGAAAGTCAttg GCCAATGAGTACTGGACCCAGCTACAGCACTGGGGCACCTAGTTATAGTACTGGTCCTGGACCACAAGCAGACATGTTTAGTAGAAGACCTGGCAGTGCTGTCCCCAGTGGTGGATATCCACCTGTTGGTGGAgg ctATACCGAAGGGTACGACAGACCAGATGCATATGGTCCTCCACGTGGTGGCGGACG ATTACAAGCTGGATGA
- the LOC108002229 gene encoding RNA-binding protein 4 isoform X16: MVSSNQPRKTKIFVGRLPENCRNDELRQLFLRFGEVTECDVMNRYGFVHMAREEDAAAAIKALHNSNFKGATINVEQSTGKSRGGGGGRRDGDRRGGPVRGGVATGYTDYNRGAGDFSGRGADFGTGYTDRGAYGQNVGSAAMGYTSTAPGMGGGYGPATGAVGGYGPTGTADYGRTDYSRAADFGARTDYVVGGGMTGDFNRGAPGPMDYGRTDNFGANRTVDYTARNDYDRAATGPMRNGGGAVATTGYGTGYTDVGYDESHWPMSTGPSYSTGAPSYSTGPGPQADMFSRRPGSAVPSGGYPPVGGGYTEGYDRPDAYGPPRGGGRLQAG, encoded by the exons atggtTTCATCTAATCAACCG agaaagacaaaaatatttgtgggTCGGTTACCAGAAAATTGTCGCAACGATGAGTTGcgacaattatttttacgatttggTGAGGTAACGGAATGCGATGTCATGAATCGGTATGGGTTTGTCCACATGGCACGTGAGGAAGATGCAGCTGCAGCAATCAAAGCTCTTCACAATTCCAACTTCAAAGGGGCAACAATCAACGTGGAACAATCTACGGGCAAATCACgtggcggaggaggaggacgcaGGGATGGAGACAGAAGAGGTGGACCAGTGAGAG GTGGCGTCGCAACGGGGTACACCGATTACAATCGTGGCGCTGGAGACTTTAGTGGACGTGGAGCAGACTTCGGGACTGGATACACTGATCGTGGAGCATATGGTCAAAATGTGGGAAGCGCGGCAATGGGTTACACTTCTACGGCACCTGGAATGGGAGGAGGATATGGACCAGCAACTGGAGCTGTTGGAGGATACGGACCAACTGGAACAGCTGattatggtcgaaccgactaCAGTCGCGCTGCAGATTTTGGAGCCAGAACAGATTATG TAGTTGGAGGTGGAATGACTGGGGATTTTAATAGAGGTGCACCAGGTCCAATGGATTATGGACGTACAGATAATTTTGGTGCAAATCGTACAGTTGATTATACAGCTAGAAATGATTATGATCGAGCTGCAACTGGGCCTATGAGAAATGGTGGTGGTGCAGTTGCCACTACTGGGTATGGAACGGGTTACACAGATGTAGGATATGATGAAAGTCAttg GCCAATGAGTACTGGACCCAGCTACAGCACTGGGGCACCTAGTTATAGTACTGGTCCTGGACCACAAGCAGACATGTTTAGTAGAAGACCTGGCAGTGCTGTCCCCAGTGGTGGATATCCACCTGTTGGTGGAgg ctATACCGAAGGGTACGACAGACCAGATGCATATGGTCCTCCACGTGGTGGCGGACG ATTACAAGCTGGATGA
- the LOC108002229 gene encoding spidroin-2 isoform X9 — MVSSNQPRKTKIFVGRLPENCRNDELRQLFLRFGEVTECDVMNRYGFVHMAREEDAAAAIKALHNSNFKGATINVEQSTGKSRGGGGGRRDGDRRGGPVRGGVATGYTDYNRGAGDFSGRGADFGTGYTDRGAYGQNVGSAAMGYTSTAPGMGGGYGPATGAVGGYGPTGTADYGRTDYSRAADFGARTDYVVGGGMTGDFNRGAPGPMDYGRTDNFGANRTVDYTARNDYDRAATGPMRNGGGAVATTGYGTGYTDVGYDESHWGYPGGPGDMMGGPGGVSQGASMAYDRRDGPPVNDMPPFNRPMSTGPSYSTGAPSYSTGPGPQADMFSRRPGSAVPSGGYPPVGGGYTEGYDRPDAYGPPRGGGRLQAG, encoded by the exons atggtTTCATCTAATCAACCG agaaagacaaaaatatttgtgggTCGGTTACCAGAAAATTGTCGCAACGATGAGTTGcgacaattatttttacgatttggTGAGGTAACGGAATGCGATGTCATGAATCGGTATGGGTTTGTCCACATGGCACGTGAGGAAGATGCAGCTGCAGCAATCAAAGCTCTTCACAATTCCAACTTCAAAGGGGCAACAATCAACGTGGAACAATCTACGGGCAAATCACgtggcggaggaggaggacgcaGGGATGGAGACAGAAGAGGTGGACCAGTGAGAG GTGGCGTCGCAACGGGGTACACCGATTACAATCGTGGCGCTGGAGACTTTAGTGGACGTGGAGCAGACTTCGGGACTGGATACACTGATCGTGGAGCATATGGTCAAAATGTGGGAAGCGCGGCAATGGGTTACACTTCTACGGCACCTGGAATGGGAGGAGGATATGGACCAGCAACTGGAGCTGTTGGAGGATACGGACCAACTGGAACAGCTGattatggtcgaaccgactaCAGTCGCGCTGCAGATTTTGGAGCCAGAACAGATTATG TAGTTGGAGGTGGAATGACTGGGGATTTTAATAGAGGTGCACCAGGTCCAATGGATTATGGACGTACAGATAATTTTGGTGCAAATCGTACAGTTGATTATACAGCTAGAAATGATTATGATCGAGCTGCAACTGGGCCTATGAGAAATGGTGGTGGTGCAGTTGCCACTACTGGGTATGGAACGGGTTACACAGATGTAGGATATGATGAAAGTCAttg GGGTTATCCGGGCGGGCCTGGGGATATGATGGGTGGGCCCGGGGGGGTAAGTCAGGGAGCTTCAATGGCCTATGACAGGAGGGATGGTCCCCCTGTTAATGATATGCCTCCATTTAACAGGCCAATGAGTACTGGACCCAGCTACAGCACTGGGGCACCTAGTTATAGTACTGGTCCTGGACCACAAGCAGACATGTTTAGTAGAAGACCTGGCAGTGCTGTCCCCAGTGGTGGATATCCACCTGTTGGTGGAgg ctATACCGAAGGGTACGACAGACCAGATGCATATGGTCCTCCACGTGGTGGCGGACG ATTACAAGCTGGATGA
- the LOC108002229 gene encoding spidroin-2 isoform X8 — MVSSNQPRKTKIFVGRLPENCRNDELRQLFLRFGEVTECDVMNRYGFVHMAREEDAAAAIKALHNSNFKGATINVEQSTGKSRGGGGGRRDGDRRGGPVRGGGVATGYTDYNRGAGDFSGRGADFGTGYTDRGAYGQNVGSAAMGYTSTAPGMGGGYGPATGAVGGYGPTGTADYGRTDYSRAADFGARTDYVVGGGMTGDFNRGAPGPMDYGRTDNFGANRTVDYTARNDYDRAATGPMRNGGGAVATTGYGTGYTDVGYDESHWGYPGGPGDMMGGPGGVSQGASMAYDRRDGPPVNDMPPFNRPMSTGPSYSTGAPSYSTGPGPQADMFSRRPGSAVPSGGYPPVGGGYTEGYDRPDAYGPPRGGGRLQAG; from the exons atggtTTCATCTAATCAACCG agaaagacaaaaatatttgtgggTCGGTTACCAGAAAATTGTCGCAACGATGAGTTGcgacaattatttttacgatttggTGAGGTAACGGAATGCGATGTCATGAATCGGTATGGGTTTGTCCACATGGCACGTGAGGAAGATGCAGCTGCAGCAATCAAAGCTCTTCACAATTCCAACTTCAAAGGGGCAACAATCAACGTGGAACAATCTACGGGCAAATCACgtggcggaggaggaggacgcaGGGATGGAGACAGAAGAGGTGGACCAGTGAGAGGTG GTGGCGTCGCAACGGGGTACACCGATTACAATCGTGGCGCTGGAGACTTTAGTGGACGTGGAGCAGACTTCGGGACTGGATACACTGATCGTGGAGCATATGGTCAAAATGTGGGAAGCGCGGCAATGGGTTACACTTCTACGGCACCTGGAATGGGAGGAGGATATGGACCAGCAACTGGAGCTGTTGGAGGATACGGACCAACTGGAACAGCTGattatggtcgaaccgactaCAGTCGCGCTGCAGATTTTGGAGCCAGAACAGATTATG TAGTTGGAGGTGGAATGACTGGGGATTTTAATAGAGGTGCACCAGGTCCAATGGATTATGGACGTACAGATAATTTTGGTGCAAATCGTACAGTTGATTATACAGCTAGAAATGATTATGATCGAGCTGCAACTGGGCCTATGAGAAATGGTGGTGGTGCAGTTGCCACTACTGGGTATGGAACGGGTTACACAGATGTAGGATATGATGAAAGTCAttg GGGTTATCCGGGCGGGCCTGGGGATATGATGGGTGGGCCCGGGGGGGTAAGTCAGGGAGCTTCAATGGCCTATGACAGGAGGGATGGTCCCCCTGTTAATGATATGCCTCCATTTAACAGGCCAATGAGTACTGGACCCAGCTACAGCACTGGGGCACCTAGTTATAGTACTGGTCCTGGACCACAAGCAGACATGTTTAGTAGAAGACCTGGCAGTGCTGTCCCCAGTGGTGGATATCCACCTGTTGGTGGAgg ctATACCGAAGGGTACGACAGACCAGATGCATATGGTCCTCCACGTGGTGGCGGACG ATTACAAGCTGGATGA
- the LOC108002229 gene encoding RNA-binding protein 4 isoform X15: MVSSNQPRKTKIFVGRLPENCRNDELRQLFLRFGEVTECDVMNRYGFVHMAREEDAAAAIKALHNSNFKGATINVEQSTGKSRGGGGGRRDGDRRGGPVRGGGVATGYTDYNRGAGDFSGRGADFGTGYTDRGAYGQNVGSAAMGYTSTAPGMGGGYGPATGAVGGYGPTGTADYGRTDYSRAADFGARTDYVVGGGMTGDFNRGAPGPMDYGRTDNFGANRTVDYTARNDYDRAATGPMRNGGGAVATTGYGTGYTDVGYDESHWPMSTGPSYSTGAPSYSTGPGPQADMFSRRPGSAVPSGGYPPVGGGYTEGYDRPDAYGPPRGGGRLQAG, translated from the exons atggtTTCATCTAATCAACCG agaaagacaaaaatatttgtgggTCGGTTACCAGAAAATTGTCGCAACGATGAGTTGcgacaattatttttacgatttggTGAGGTAACGGAATGCGATGTCATGAATCGGTATGGGTTTGTCCACATGGCACGTGAGGAAGATGCAGCTGCAGCAATCAAAGCTCTTCACAATTCCAACTTCAAAGGGGCAACAATCAACGTGGAACAATCTACGGGCAAATCACgtggcggaggaggaggacgcaGGGATGGAGACAGAAGAGGTGGACCAGTGAGAGGTG GTGGCGTCGCAACGGGGTACACCGATTACAATCGTGGCGCTGGAGACTTTAGTGGACGTGGAGCAGACTTCGGGACTGGATACACTGATCGTGGAGCATATGGTCAAAATGTGGGAAGCGCGGCAATGGGTTACACTTCTACGGCACCTGGAATGGGAGGAGGATATGGACCAGCAACTGGAGCTGTTGGAGGATACGGACCAACTGGAACAGCTGattatggtcgaaccgactaCAGTCGCGCTGCAGATTTTGGAGCCAGAACAGATTATG TAGTTGGAGGTGGAATGACTGGGGATTTTAATAGAGGTGCACCAGGTCCAATGGATTATGGACGTACAGATAATTTTGGTGCAAATCGTACAGTTGATTATACAGCTAGAAATGATTATGATCGAGCTGCAACTGGGCCTATGAGAAATGGTGGTGGTGCAGTTGCCACTACTGGGTATGGAACGGGTTACACAGATGTAGGATATGATGAAAGTCAttg GCCAATGAGTACTGGACCCAGCTACAGCACTGGGGCACCTAGTTATAGTACTGGTCCTGGACCACAAGCAGACATGTTTAGTAGAAGACCTGGCAGTGCTGTCCCCAGTGGTGGATATCCACCTGTTGGTGGAgg ctATACCGAAGGGTACGACAGACCAGATGCATATGGTCCTCCACGTGGTGGCGGACG ATTACAAGCTGGATGA
- the LOC108002229 gene encoding spidroin-2 isoform X2: MVSSNQPRKTKIFVGRLPENCRNDELRQLFLRFGEVTECDVMNRYGFVHMAREEDAAAAIKALHNSNFKGATINVEQSTGKSRGGGGGRRDGDRRGGPVRGGRGGRDGGRDARPGPYNDRRVLPIQLVGYDGSAAGGVATGYTDYNRGAGDFSGRGADFGTGYTDRGAYGQNVGSAAMGYTSTAPGMGGGYGPATGAVGGYGPTGTADYGRTDYSRAADFGARTDYVVGGGMTGDFNRGAPGPMDYGRTDNFGANRTVDYTARNDYDRAATGPMRNGGGAVATTGYGTGYTDVGYDESHWGYPGGPGDMMGGPGGVSQGASMAYDRRDGPPVNDMPPFNRPMSTGPSYSTGAPSYSTGPGPQADMFSRRPGSAVPSGGYPPVGGGYTEGYDRPDAYGPPRGGGRLQAG; the protein is encoded by the exons atggtTTCATCTAATCAACCG agaaagacaaaaatatttgtgggTCGGTTACCAGAAAATTGTCGCAACGATGAGTTGcgacaattatttttacgatttggTGAGGTAACGGAATGCGATGTCATGAATCGGTATGGGTTTGTCCACATGGCACGTGAGGAAGATGCAGCTGCAGCAATCAAAGCTCTTCACAATTCCAACTTCAAAGGGGCAACAATCAACGTGGAACAATCTACGGGCAAATCACgtggcggaggaggaggacgcaGGGATGGAGACAGAAGAGGTGGACCAGTGAGAGGTGGTAGGGGAGGACGAGACGGTGGTAGAGACGCTCGTCCTGGACCATACAATGATAGAAGAG TTCTTCCGATCCAACTCGTTGGTTACGATGGATCTGCTGCAGGTGGCGTCGCAACGGGGTACACCGATTACAATCGTGGCGCTGGAGACTTTAGTGGACGTGGAGCAGACTTCGGGACTGGATACACTGATCGTGGAGCATATGGTCAAAATGTGGGAAGCGCGGCAATGGGTTACACTTCTACGGCACCTGGAATGGGAGGAGGATATGGACCAGCAACTGGAGCTGTTGGAGGATACGGACCAACTGGAACAGCTGattatggtcgaaccgactaCAGTCGCGCTGCAGATTTTGGAGCCAGAACAGATTATG TAGTTGGAGGTGGAATGACTGGGGATTTTAATAGAGGTGCACCAGGTCCAATGGATTATGGACGTACAGATAATTTTGGTGCAAATCGTACAGTTGATTATACAGCTAGAAATGATTATGATCGAGCTGCAACTGGGCCTATGAGAAATGGTGGTGGTGCAGTTGCCACTACTGGGTATGGAACGGGTTACACAGATGTAGGATATGATGAAAGTCAttg GGGTTATCCGGGCGGGCCTGGGGATATGATGGGTGGGCCCGGGGGGGTAAGTCAGGGAGCTTCAATGGCCTATGACAGGAGGGATGGTCCCCCTGTTAATGATATGCCTCCATTTAACAGGCCAATGAGTACTGGACCCAGCTACAGCACTGGGGCACCTAGTTATAGTACTGGTCCTGGACCACAAGCAGACATGTTTAGTAGAAGACCTGGCAGTGCTGTCCCCAGTGGTGGATATCCACCTGTTGGTGGAgg ctATACCGAAGGGTACGACAGACCAGATGCATATGGTCCTCCACGTGGTGGCGGACG ATTACAAGCTGGATGA
- the LOC108002229 gene encoding spidroin-2 isoform X4 — MVSSNQPRKTKIFVGRLPENCRNDELRQLFLRFGEVTECDVMNRYGFVHMAREEDAAAAIKALHNSNFKGATINVEQSTGKSRGGGGGRRDGDRRGGPVRGGRGGRDGGRDARPGPYNDRRGGVATGYTDYNRGAGDFSGRGADFGTGYTDRGAYGQNVGSAAMGYTSTAPGMGGGYGPATGAVGGYGPTGTADYGRTDYSRAADFGARTDYVVGGGMTGDFNRGAPGPMDYGRTDNFGANRTVDYTARNDYDRAATGPMRNGGGAVATTGYGTGYTDVGYDESHWGYPGGPGDMMGGPGGVSQGASMAYDRRDGPPVNDMPPFNRPMSTGPSYSTGAPSYSTGPGPQADMFSRRPGSAVPSGGYPPVGGGYTEGYDRPDAYGPPRGGGRLQAG; from the exons atggtTTCATCTAATCAACCG agaaagacaaaaatatttgtgggTCGGTTACCAGAAAATTGTCGCAACGATGAGTTGcgacaattatttttacgatttggTGAGGTAACGGAATGCGATGTCATGAATCGGTATGGGTTTGTCCACATGGCACGTGAGGAAGATGCAGCTGCAGCAATCAAAGCTCTTCACAATTCCAACTTCAAAGGGGCAACAATCAACGTGGAACAATCTACGGGCAAATCACgtggcggaggaggaggacgcaGGGATGGAGACAGAAGAGGTGGACCAGTGAGAGGTGGTAGGGGAGGACGAGACGGTGGTAGAGACGCTCGTCCTGGACCATACAATGATAGAAGAG GTGGCGTCGCAACGGGGTACACCGATTACAATCGTGGCGCTGGAGACTTTAGTGGACGTGGAGCAGACTTCGGGACTGGATACACTGATCGTGGAGCATATGGTCAAAATGTGGGAAGCGCGGCAATGGGTTACACTTCTACGGCACCTGGAATGGGAGGAGGATATGGACCAGCAACTGGAGCTGTTGGAGGATACGGACCAACTGGAACAGCTGattatggtcgaaccgactaCAGTCGCGCTGCAGATTTTGGAGCCAGAACAGATTATG TAGTTGGAGGTGGAATGACTGGGGATTTTAATAGAGGTGCACCAGGTCCAATGGATTATGGACGTACAGATAATTTTGGTGCAAATCGTACAGTTGATTATACAGCTAGAAATGATTATGATCGAGCTGCAACTGGGCCTATGAGAAATGGTGGTGGTGCAGTTGCCACTACTGGGTATGGAACGGGTTACACAGATGTAGGATATGATGAAAGTCAttg GGGTTATCCGGGCGGGCCTGGGGATATGATGGGTGGGCCCGGGGGGGTAAGTCAGGGAGCTTCAATGGCCTATGACAGGAGGGATGGTCCCCCTGTTAATGATATGCCTCCATTTAACAGGCCAATGAGTACTGGACCCAGCTACAGCACTGGGGCACCTAGTTATAGTACTGGTCCTGGACCACAAGCAGACATGTTTAGTAGAAGACCTGGCAGTGCTGTCCCCAGTGGTGGATATCCACCTGTTGGTGGAgg ctATACCGAAGGGTACGACAGACCAGATGCATATGGTCCTCCACGTGGTGGCGGACG ATTACAAGCTGGATGA
- the LOC108002229 gene encoding RNA-binding protein 4.1 isoform X12, translated as MVSSNQPRKTKIFVGRLPENCRNDELRQLFLRFGEVTECDVMNRYGFVHMAREEDAAAAIKALHNSNFKGATINVEQSTGKSRGGGGGRRDGDRRGGPVRGGRGGRDGGRDARPGPYNDRRGGVATGYTDYNRGAGDFSGRGADFGTGYTDRGAYGQNVGSAAMGYTSTAPGMGGGYGPATGAVGGYGPTGTADYGRTDYSRAADFGARTDYVVGGGMTGDFNRGAPGPMDYGRTDNFGANRTVDYTARNDYDRAATGPMRNGGGAVATTGYGTGYTDVGYDESHWPMSTGPSYSTGAPSYSTGPGPQADMFSRRPGSAVPSGGYPPVGGGYTEGYDRPDAYGPPRGGGRLQAG; from the exons atggtTTCATCTAATCAACCG agaaagacaaaaatatttgtgggTCGGTTACCAGAAAATTGTCGCAACGATGAGTTGcgacaattatttttacgatttggTGAGGTAACGGAATGCGATGTCATGAATCGGTATGGGTTTGTCCACATGGCACGTGAGGAAGATGCAGCTGCAGCAATCAAAGCTCTTCACAATTCCAACTTCAAAGGGGCAACAATCAACGTGGAACAATCTACGGGCAAATCACgtggcggaggaggaggacgcaGGGATGGAGACAGAAGAGGTGGACCAGTGAGAGGTGGTAGGGGAGGACGAGACGGTGGTAGAGACGCTCGTCCTGGACCATACAATGATAGAAGAG GTGGCGTCGCAACGGGGTACACCGATTACAATCGTGGCGCTGGAGACTTTAGTGGACGTGGAGCAGACTTCGGGACTGGATACACTGATCGTGGAGCATATGGTCAAAATGTGGGAAGCGCGGCAATGGGTTACACTTCTACGGCACCTGGAATGGGAGGAGGATATGGACCAGCAACTGGAGCTGTTGGAGGATACGGACCAACTGGAACAGCTGattatggtcgaaccgactaCAGTCGCGCTGCAGATTTTGGAGCCAGAACAGATTATG TAGTTGGAGGTGGAATGACTGGGGATTTTAATAGAGGTGCACCAGGTCCAATGGATTATGGACGTACAGATAATTTTGGTGCAAATCGTACAGTTGATTATACAGCTAGAAATGATTATGATCGAGCTGCAACTGGGCCTATGAGAAATGGTGGTGGTGCAGTTGCCACTACTGGGTATGGAACGGGTTACACAGATGTAGGATATGATGAAAGTCAttg GCCAATGAGTACTGGACCCAGCTACAGCACTGGGGCACCTAGTTATAGTACTGGTCCTGGACCACAAGCAGACATGTTTAGTAGAAGACCTGGCAGTGCTGTCCCCAGTGGTGGATATCCACCTGTTGGTGGAgg ctATACCGAAGGGTACGACAGACCAGATGCATATGGTCCTCCACGTGGTGGCGGACG ATTACAAGCTGGATGA
- the LOC108002229 gene encoding RNA-binding protein 4.1 isoform X11 — translation MVSSNQPRKTKIFVGRLPENCRNDELRQLFLRFGEVTECDVMNRYGFVHMAREEDAAAAIKALHNSNFKGATINVEQSTGKSRGGGGGRRDGDRRGGPVRGGRGGRDGGRDARPGPYNDRRGGVATGYTDYNRGAGDFSGRGADFGTGYTDRGAYGQNVGSAAMGYTSTAPGMGGGYGPATGAVGGYGPTGTADYGRTDYSRAADFGARTDYVVGGGMTGDFNRGAPGPMDYGRTDNFGANRTVDYTARNDYDRAATGPMRNGGGAVATTGYGTGYTDVGYDESHWPMSTGPSYSTGAPSYSTGPGPQADMFSRRPGSAVPSGGYPPVGGGYTEGYDRPDAYGPPRGGGRFPGPADAMPPRY, via the exons atggtTTCATCTAATCAACCG agaaagacaaaaatatttgtgggTCGGTTACCAGAAAATTGTCGCAACGATGAGTTGcgacaattatttttacgatttggTGAGGTAACGGAATGCGATGTCATGAATCGGTATGGGTTTGTCCACATGGCACGTGAGGAAGATGCAGCTGCAGCAATCAAAGCTCTTCACAATTCCAACTTCAAAGGGGCAACAATCAACGTGGAACAATCTACGGGCAAATCACgtggcggaggaggaggacgcaGGGATGGAGACAGAAGAGGTGGACCAGTGAGAGGTGGTAGGGGAGGACGAGACGGTGGTAGAGACGCTCGTCCTGGACCATACAATGATAGAAGAG GTGGCGTCGCAACGGGGTACACCGATTACAATCGTGGCGCTGGAGACTTTAGTGGACGTGGAGCAGACTTCGGGACTGGATACACTGATCGTGGAGCATATGGTCAAAATGTGGGAAGCGCGGCAATGGGTTACACTTCTACGGCACCTGGAATGGGAGGAGGATATGGACCAGCAACTGGAGCTGTTGGAGGATACGGACCAACTGGAACAGCTGattatggtcgaaccgactaCAGTCGCGCTGCAGATTTTGGAGCCAGAACAGATTATG TAGTTGGAGGTGGAATGACTGGGGATTTTAATAGAGGTGCACCAGGTCCAATGGATTATGGACGTACAGATAATTTTGGTGCAAATCGTACAGTTGATTATACAGCTAGAAATGATTATGATCGAGCTGCAACTGGGCCTATGAGAAATGGTGGTGGTGCAGTTGCCACTACTGGGTATGGAACGGGTTACACAGATGTAGGATATGATGAAAGTCAttg GCCAATGAGTACTGGACCCAGCTACAGCACTGGGGCACCTAGTTATAGTACTGGTCCTGGACCACAAGCAGACATGTTTAGTAGAAGACCTGGCAGTGCTGTCCCCAGTGGTGGATATCCACCTGTTGGTGGAgg ctATACCGAAGGGTACGACAGACCAGATGCATATGGTCCTCCACGTGGTGGCGGACG CTTCCCAGGTCCGGCAGACGCGATGCCACCGAGGTACTAA